The Streptococcus mitis genomic sequence GGACTTGGCGAATATCTTCCGAACCACCTGGAACCTCTATATAATAAGGCAAAGGCACTACAAACGCCAAGAAAGTCACAATCAAGGCCGCAATGACATATAAGGGCCATCTAATCTTTTTTTTCATTTCTTATTTCCTCCAAAATACTCTCGGGAACATAGCAGGCAATACCCTGACTAAATTTCAAAAGCTCTCTAACGCCTGATGAACTGAGATAGAGATGTTCAGGTCGACTATGTAAATAAATGGTCTCTATATTAGGAGACAGCTGATGATTGTAGTAATCAAAACTGGCTTCATATTGCAAATCCGCTGCATTCCTCAAACCACGCACTAGACAAGTAGCACCCAGTCTTTTTGCGACATCGACCACCAATTCATCATAAGAAGACACGACTTCAACATTTTCCAAATGTTTCACAGCCTTTTCTAATCCCCGTTTACGATTTTCGATAGGGAGAAATCCTTGTTTGTGAGGATTAAAAAAAATACCGACATAGAGCTTATCAAAAAGTCTGCTCGCCCGTTCAATCATATCCAGATGCCCATTTGTCATCGGATCAAACGAGCCTGTGAATAAGCCAATCTTATCTGACATAAACTGTCACCTTACTAATTCCATAAATCTTTTCCTTCCAGATGCCCAGGCAGGCAATTTCTTCTGGAAGTTCAACGGCCTTATCCGTCTCACACACAACCATGACATCTTCAGAAAATAGCTCTCTCTCAGCCATTTTTTCAATATCTGCTACGATTTGTTCCTTGGCATACGGAGGGTCTAAGAAAATGAGATCAAATTCCCCAGATACCTGTTCCAATGCCCTTTCTGCATCCATCTTGAGAAGTTGAAATTTTCCCACTTCCTTGGTCATCTGAATATTTTCAGCCACGATAGCCTGAGCCTTACGGTCTCGCTCCACCAAAACAGCACTGGACATGCCACGCGATACTGCCTCGATAGATAAACCACCACTACCTGCATAAAGGTCCAAGACGCGTCCACCTTCAAAGTAGGGACCAATCATGTTAAAAATGGCTCCCCTAACCTTATCCGAAGTTGGTCTTGTCGTCTTTCCTTCTAGTGTCTTGAGGGGACGTCCCCCATAGATTCCTGATACGATTTTCATACCGTTTATTATACCAAATTATGGG encodes the following:
- the coaD gene encoding pantetheine-phosphate adenylyltransferase → MSDKIGLFTGSFDPMTNGHLDMIERASRLFDKLYVGIFFNPHKQGFLPIENRKRGLEKAVKHLENVEVVSSYDELVVDVAKRLGATCLVRGLRNAADLQYEASFDYYNHQLSPNIETIYLHSRPEHLYLSSSGVRELLKFSQGIACYVPESILEEIRNEKKD
- the rsmD gene encoding 16S rRNA (guanine(966)-N(2))-methyltransferase RsmD; translation: MKIVSGIYGGRPLKTLEGKTTRPTSDKVRGAIFNMIGPYFEGGRVLDLYAGSGGLSIEAVSRGMSSAVLVERDRKAQAIVAENIQMTKEVGKFQLLKMDAERALEQVSGEFDLIFLDPPYAKEQIVADIEKMAERELFSEDVMVVCETDKAVELPEEIACLGIWKEKIYGISKVTVYVR